The Couchioplanes caeruleus sequence GCAGGCGGGCCAGCCCGCCCATCCCGACGCCGCCGATGCCGATGAGGTGAACGGTGCCCAGGTCCTCGGCGGTCAACCCGCCGGCCGGCTTCAGCTCCGCCGTGTTCACGCCGTCACTCTCCTGTATCCGAGATAAGTCATCGGCGGGCGACCGCCTCACACACGAAGTCCAGCAACGCCTCGTCGCCGTCGCGGCGGCCGTAGGAACCCGCCGCCCGGCCCATCGCGGCGAGCCGCTGCGGGTCACGGGCCAGCGGGATGACCGTACGCTCGATCCACTCCGGAGTCAGCTCGGCGTTGTCGACGAGCAGCCCGCCGCCGGATTCAACGACCGGCAGGGCATTACGCTTCTGTTCCTGGTTGCTGTGCGGGTACGGCACGTAGACGGCGGGCATGCCGATCGCCGTGGTCTCGGCGACCGTGATCGCCCCGCCGCGGCACAGCATCAGGTCGGCGGCCGCGTATCCGAGCTGCATGTCCGACAGGTAGGGCACCACGACGTACGGCACCGGCAGGTCGCTGGGCACCTCGAACGGGTCGTTGCGCCCGCCCTGCACGTGCAGCACCTGAATGCCCGCGTGGGCGATCTTCTTGGCCGCCGCGGCCACCGCCAGGTTGATGGTGCGGGCACCCGAGGAACCGCCGGAGACGAAGAGCACCGGCAGGTCGGGGCGCAGGCCGAAGTGGTACAGCGCCTGGGCGCGCAGCCCGGCGCGGTCCATCCGGGTGATGGCCGTGCGCAGCGGCACGCCGACGACCCTGGCGTGGCGCAGCGACTCGACGGCCTTCGGCTGGTTGGGGAAACCCACCGCGACGTTCTTGGTGAACCGCATGCCCATCCGGTTGGCCACGCCCGGCGGCACGTTGACCTCGTGGATGACGATCGGCAGCTCGCGCCGCCACGCCGCAAGGTACGCCGGCACCGACACGTACCCGCCGAAGCCCACCACCACGTCGGCCTTGACCTCGTCGAGGATCTTCCCCGCGGCGGCCGCGGACTTGTACATCCGGTCCGGGGTGCGCAGCAGGTTGAGGTTGATCGCGCGCGGGAGCTGGAACGCCGGGATCACCCGCAGGTCGTATCCGGCCGGCGGGATGAGGTCGTTCTCCATGCCCTTCGGGCTGCCCAGGGTGGTGATGCGCACCTCGGGGAAGTGACGCCGCAGCGCGTCGGCGAAGGCGAGCAGCGGATAGATGTGACCGCCGGTGCCACCCCCGGCGAGCACGACAGACCGCAGCACACCCATCACCGTCTCCCCACACCCCCCTTGTCAGCGGATGCCCGGTTACCCGCCTTGCGGGCGGAAGGGCGCGAAGGACCCGGCCGCCGCGGCGGAGGGAGCGGCGGCAGCGGAGCCCACACTAGTCGTACCCACCGGGAGGGCGGACGGGCGTGCAGGGCTCGGGCGGCTTCGGGCTCGGCGCGGGCGAAGGAGGCGAGGATGCCGACGCCGGCCATCGTCACCACCAGCGCGCTGCCGCCTGCGGAGATGAACGGCAGCGGCAGGCCGGTGATCGGCAGCAGGCCGACCACGCCGCCGATGTTGATGACCGCCTGGGCGACCAGCCAGGTGGTGATGCCGGTCGCGGCGAGACGCCGGAACGGGTCCTCGACGCGGCGGGCGATCCGGAAGCCGGTGTACGCGAGCACCGCGAACAGCGCCACGATCACCATGCAGCCGACCACGCCCAGCTCCTCGGCGACCACCGCGAAGATGAAGTCGTTGTCGGCCGCGGGCAGCCAGTTCCACTTCAGGGCGCCCTTGCCGAGCCCCACGCCGAACCAGCCGCCCTCGTAGATGGCCGAGCGGCCCTGCAGGATCTGGTAGCAGAGGTCGAAGTCGCACTTTTCCGGCGACGTCAGGAACGTGGTCAGGCGCTGCAGCCGGTAGTTCGGCTCGCCCTCGGTGCCGGAGCCGGCGCCACGGGAGGCGGCGGCGATGAGCAGGCCGATGCCGGCGAGCCCGAGGACACCCAGCGCCGCGAACACCCGCAGCCGCACCCCGGCCGCCCAGAGCAGGCCGATGATCAGCGCCAGCAGGACCAGCATGGTGCCCAGGTCGTTGTAGCCGACCAGGACGAACATCAGGCCGATCACGGGGAACAGCGGCATGGACAGCTCGCGCCAGTAGCCGAGCGACGCGCCCTTGCGGGCGATGACGTCGGCGCCCCAGAGCACCACGCCCAGCTTGGCGAGCTCGGAGGGCTGGATGCCGACCGGGCCGATGTAGAGCCACAGCAGCTCGGCGTGCAAGGGGCCGAGCGTCGGCTCCTTGAGGATCTCCACGGCCTTGAGGGCCATCAGGAAGTCCAGGAGGCC is a genomic window containing:
- the murG gene encoding undecaprenyldiphospho-muramoylpentapeptide beta-N-acetylglucosaminyltransferase; amino-acid sequence: MGVLRSVVLAGGGTGGHIYPLLAFADALRRHFPEVRITTLGSPKGMENDLIPPAGYDLRVIPAFQLPRAINLNLLRTPDRMYKSAAAAGKILDEVKADVVVGFGGYVSVPAYLAAWRRELPIVIHEVNVPPGVANRMGMRFTKNVAVGFPNQPKAVESLRHARVVGVPLRTAITRMDRAGLRAQALYHFGLRPDLPVLFVSGGSSGARTINLAVAAAAKKIAHAGIQVLHVQGGRNDPFEVPSDLPVPYVVVPYLSDMQLGYAAADLMLCRGGAITVAETTAIGMPAVYVPYPHSNQEQKRNALPVVESGGGLLVDNAELTPEWIERTVIPLARDPQRLAAMGRAAGSYGRRDGDEALLDFVCEAVARR
- a CDS encoding FtsW/RodA/SpoVE family cell cycle protein, with product MLPAVHGLLARPLSSYYLLIASSVLLLVIGLTMVFSATSVMAYAEKGSAFGAVRNQLVFAVLGLVGFWICQRLPAGTLRFLGVYVLGAAVVLLGLLDFLMALKAVEILKEPTLGPLHAELLWLYIGPVGIQPSELAKLGVVLWGADVIARKGASLGYWRELSMPLFPVIGLMFVLVGYNDLGTMLVLLALIIGLLWAAGVRLRVFAALGVLGLAGIGLLIAAASRGAGSGTEGEPNYRLQRLTTFLTSPEKCDFDLCYQILQGRSAIYEGGWFGVGLGKGALKWNWLPAADNDFIFAVVAEELGVVGCMVIVALFAVLAYTGFRIARRVEDPFRRLAATGITTWLVAQAVINIGGVVGLLPITGLPLPFISAGGSALVVTMAGVGILASFARAEPEAARALHARPPSRWVRLVWAPLPPLPPPRRPGPSRPSARKAGNRASADKGGVGRR